TTAATCTGATTCATAGCTCGTTTTGGGTCTACGCAAATCAGATGCTCAAATGGAGGTTCGCGATACTGTCCAAGAACTACTGAATGGCGATGCTTAGTGGCATCGTGATATTCAATGATTGTCGATAAAAGCAGGTTATTCTTTGACCAATGAGAACAAATCTTAGGGAACATTCTCGAACAGAACCGATGAATAGAAAATTTTTCGTTGTTCCTGCTTGGAGGATCAAAAAGATTGAGTGGATTAATCCGCTTTAGTTTAGCAGGATCGGTAATGTCTATGAACTCAGAAGGCCTGCGAAGGAACCCCAGAGCATTCAGCGCGTGCGCGAAACATTCCAAGGAAGAATCCATGCCAAAAAAAAGAGTAGCAGCATAACTTTCCCAGACAATGTTCCAATCATTTGAACTTAGCGAAGTCTGAATATTCAAGGGGGGAGTAGTACCTACTCCAAACTCGCTGAGATTTTCAAAATTTCTGTCAACAGAAAGAATTCGAGCTAACATACCTCGAATGGCATAACGATAAGTTAGAATCCAATTATCTACCTTCTTATACTTTTTATCGAAGTGAAGAACTCGACCAAAAGCGAACAACTGATCGCCAATTTGATAGGTTTCTTGGAAATCGAGAGCTTTACAGGCAAATCCAGCTTCCATGGCGATCATCTCCGACTAGAAATCTTCATTCGATTAATGACAGAGCTCGATTCAATAAAGTTCGGAACAAGTTGCAGACAACAAAATTAGGTTTTCCAAGTTTCAAGTTCCAGCTATTCCGAATTTTATTGGAACACTTGCCTGCTCACACTCCTCTCACCACATTTCACGGGACAACCCCGCCCGCCATAATTGTTCTCCTTGGCCAACGAAATCCAAGCAAAACCAACCGCGACATTCGATGAACCGCTCCGGCTATTCAGCACAGGTGAGGTCGAGGAGTAAGACGAAATCCCGGGAGCACCCACCCATCATCCTGGTTTTTTCTTCTGCTCCCCTAACAGTTTGCCTAAAGCTATGCGAAATTCGCGTTCTTTTCCTGCCTTCACGAGCGCCGCGTTAGCCTTCTCGAGCAGTTCCTTTTCCAGAGACGGTTTGATTTGTTTGACGAATTCCACCAGAGTATTACCCACCATTTTAGCCGCTTCGCCGCCCAGACCGAGGGTGTGTTCAACAGTCAGGTGATCGTAACCGACCTTTGCCTCCAGAATTTTGAATTTGACGTTAAGTTCTGGAATGAGGCCTTGGAATTTCAGTTCGCTCCGCACTTCGCATTGCAGAATGGCCCCGACATCGCAGCGCGCTCGGGTTTCGCCGCTGTAGAGTTTTACGCCATCTTTCCAGATTTGCTGGAGAAAAGTCACTCGAATCGGGCCACGTACATTCACTTCGAAACGAGTAACTCCCGGCTCCGGAGAGACGACCTTATCCACCCCGACCACCAGAGTGTTTTGCAGATTCAAGCCCTCCACTTCGAGCCGCTTCCAGTTACCATCATTCTTCATTTTGGTTTCTTTGATCGGCGTCAGCGGATGCTTCGGATCGAACTTGATAGTGTCGAAGGCCTTCTGAGTTCCCCATTTGGTGTCTTTTACTAGTAGAGGAGTCGGCATCTTCTGCAAAAGGAGATTTCGCAACGCCTGTCCCATAGCAGCGGGATTCTCGGCGTTGAGCACCGGCGGCAATTGACAAAATTGAAAAGCCAGAAGGGCGTAGGCAATCATACGGAAGCTCCGGACACTAACTAACTGCAGGTACTGAGCGTGCGTAGAATGTAGTCGCGTACGCCGACCACGTCAACATCCATCCCGAGGAGCACGTTCGGGGCACTGGCGGGGTTGGGGCGATTATCCACGACCAGGGCACCGCGAGTTAATTCGCCGCGAGTTTCCACATCGACAAAATACCCATTCCAGTTGATGCAGGCCGGCAGAGCCAGAGCGGCAATTGCCAGCACATCCTTCAAATGGAACCCCTCGATGCCATAAAGATTGGAACTTGCCCGAATGCCGAAGGGGATGATCTGCCGGAGAAACTGGCAGGTGCCCGAACGGGATGCCGGCAGTTCAAGCAGGTCCGAAGGACTGAAGATCAATTTGCGGGAGATATCCAGCGTCAGAAGTTGAATGGTCGCGCCGCTGTGCAGCACGATTTTGGCCGCCGCGGGATCGCAGGCGAAATGAAACTCCGCGGCCGCGGTGGAATTGCCCGGTTCGAGCCAGGTTCCTCCCATAAGGACGATACTCTCGATGAGGTTGGGCAGATCGGGATCGCGTTCAATCGCCCGCGCCAGAATCGTGGCGGGACCCATGCATAAAATGCGAAGTTCCTTGGGGTACTCCCTTACCAGTTCGTTCAGAAGTTTGTCCCCGGGCAACGGGGAGTGTAGGGATATGTCGGGAACGACGAAGCCGCCCAATCCTTCCGGGCCGTGCAATTCTTTGCCGTCGATTTCGTAGTCCACCGGCAAAGCACCGCCCAGTCGCGGCCACTTCGGTGGATCGATTTGATTAATCAAGACCTGGACGTTTCGCGTGGCCTGAGCCGCGGAGATGTTCCCGGCGGTGGCAATAATGGCCACTACCTCGAATTCCGGATCGTGCAACGCCAAAGCGATTGCGAACGAAGTGTCGATTCCGGGGTCAGCAATCAGAACGATTTTCTGGGGCATGGCTATACCTCACAATCACCGGCTATTCTGGAGATTTTTCAGAACAGCTTTGGCCTTGCCGCTCAAAATACTCTCAAGTGCGAGTTCAACACCATTAGACAAAGTTTTTACGCGTTGTGCAACAACCAGTGCAGCCGCCGCGTTCGCCAGCACAATTTGTCGATGGGGAATATCCTCCCCCGAAAGGATGCGTTCGATGATTTTCGCACTCTCGGCCGCATCCTGAATCTGAAACGTGGATAGTGGAAACCGCCTCAGTCCCAGGTCGCTGGGCTCGATTTCCGAGGCCGGCGTACAAACTCGCTGGTGGATTTCCTGAATTCTCGTGGAATCACCCAATGTAATTTCGTCCAGCCCGTCCAGGCCGTGCAGAATCCAGACTCGATCGAAATTCAGCTGTCGGCAAGCCTCGGCCAGTATGGCAATCGCTTTGAGTTCTCCCACGCCGATCAACTGGTAGGGGACCGAGGCGGGGTTCAGCAGTGGGCCGAGAAAATTAAAAAGCGTTCGAAATCCGAGCTTGCGACGGACCGGGGCGACGAATTTTAAAGCGGGATGAAAGCTCGGGGCGAAGCAGAAAGCCAGCCCGAACTCGTCTAGGCAGCGTTGCGACCAGTCCGGACCGGCTTGAATCGGCACGCCAAGAATCTCGAGGACATCCGAACTGCCGCTGCGCGAGGACGCGGAGCGATTGCCATGCTTGACGACCGGCACGCCCGCACCCGCCACCACCAGGGCGACGGCCGTACTGATGTTAAAAGTGCCGGAATGGTCGCCTCCGGTACCAC
The genomic region above belongs to Telmatocola sphagniphila and contains:
- a CDS encoding nucleoside hydrolase: MPQKIVLIADPGIDTSFAIALALHDPEFEVVAIIATAGNISAAQATRNVQVLINQIDPPKWPRLGGALPVDYEIDGKELHGPEGLGGFVVPDISLHSPLPGDKLLNELVREYPKELRILCMGPATILARAIERDPDLPNLIESIVLMGGTWLEPGNSTAAAEFHFACDPAAAKIVLHSGATIQLLTLDISRKLIFSPSDLLELPASRSGTCQFLRQIIPFGIRASSNLYGIEGFHLKDVLAIAALALPACINWNGYFVDVETRGELTRGALVVDNRPNPASAPNVLLGMDVDVVGVRDYILRTLSTCS
- the trpD gene encoding anthranilate phosphoribosyltransferase gives rise to the protein MSDSTKTSWCSAAVAAFLDRRRPSNEVLRTAFDSITDARVDEATAASFLTALRFFETWAEPIEIAEILVQAATVLREKMLRIDCRGRKCLDTCGTGGDHSGTFNISTAVALVVAGAGVPVVKHGNRSASSRSGSSDVLEILGVPIQAGPDWSQRCLDEFGLAFCFAPSFHPALKFVAPVRRKLGFRTLFNFLGPLLNPASVPYQLIGVGELKAIAILAEACRQLNFDRVWILHGLDGLDEITLGDSTRIQEIHQRVCTPASEIEPSDLGLRRFPLSTFQIQDAAESAKIIERILSGEDIPHRQIVLANAAAALVVAQRVKTLSNGVELALESILSGKAKAVLKNLQNSR